In the genome of Budorcas taxicolor isolate Tak-1 chromosome 23, Takin1.1, whole genome shotgun sequence, one region contains:
- the GPAM gene encoding glycerol-3-phosphate acyltransferase 1, mitochondrial isoform X2, which produces MMVEDEGAEVSTAHDSGVMLCDMDESALTLGTIDVSYLPNSSEYSIGRCKHATEEWGECGFRPTVFRSATLKWKESLMSRKRPFVGRCCYSCTPQSWDKFFNPSIPSLGLRNVIYINETHTRHRGWLARRLSYMLFVQERDVHKGMFATNVTENVLNSSRVQEAIAEVAGELNPDGSAQQQSKAVNKVKKQARKILQEMVATVSPAMIRLTGWVLLKLFNSFFWNIQIHKGQLEMVKAATEMNLPLIFLPVHRSHIDYLLLTFILFCHNIKAPYIASGNNLNIPIFSTLIHKLGGFFIRRRLDETPDGRKDILYRALLHGHIVELLRQQQFLEIFLEGTRSRSGKISCARAGLLSVVVDTLSTNTIPDILIIPVGISYDRIIEGHYNGEQLGKPKKNESLWSIARGVIRMLRKNYGCVRVDFAQPFSLKEYLESQSQKPVSAPLSLEQALLPAILPSRPSDAADEGTDTSINESRNATDESRRRRLIAHLAEHILFTASKSCAIMSTHIVACLLLYRHRQGIDLSTLVEDFFVMKEEVLARDFDLGFSGNSEDVVMHAIQLLGNCITITHTSKNDEFFITPSTTIPSVFELNFYSNGVLHVFIMEAIIACSLYAVLKKRGPGGPASPSLVSQEQLVRKAASLCYLLSNEGTISLPCQTFYQTCHETVGRFIQYGILIVAEQDDQEDISPGLAEQQWDKKLPEPLSWRSDEEDEDSDFGEEQRDCYLKVSQSKEHQQFITFLQRLLGPLLEAYSSAAIFIHNFGGPVPEPEFLQKLHKYLITRTERRVAVYAESATYCLVKNAVKMFKDIGVTLGTSGK; this is translated from the exons GGTGAGTGTGGTTTCAGGCCTACTGTCTTCAGATCTGCAACCTTGAAGTGGAAAGAAAGCCTAATGAGCCGGAAGAGGCCCTTTGTGGGAAGGTGTTGTTATTCCTGCACTCCTCAGAGCTGG gaTAAATTTTTCAACCCCAGTATCCCGTCTTTGGGTTTGCGGAATGTTATTTATATCAATGAAACACACacaag GCACCGAGGGTGGCTGGCAAGACGTCTTTCTTACATGCTTTTCGTTCAAGAGCGAGATGTCCATAAAGGCATGTTTGCCACCAATGTAACTGAAAACGTGCTGAACAGCAGTCG AGTACAAGAGGCAATTGCAGAAGTGGCTGGTGAGTTAAACCCTGATGGTTCTGCTCAGCAGCAATCAAAAGCTGTgaataaagtgaaaaagcaagccagaaagatCCTTCAAGAAATGGTTGCCACCGTTTCACCGGCAATGATCAG ACTGACTGGATGGGTGCTGCTGAAACTGTTCAACAGCTTCTTTTGGAATATTCAGATTCACAAGGGTCAACTTGAAATGGTTAAAGCTGCAACTGAG ATGAATCTGCCGCTTATATTTCTGCCAGTTCATAGATCACACATCGACTATCTGCTGCTCACTTTCATTCTCTTCTGCCATAACATCAAAGCGCCGTACATCGCTTCAGGCAATAACCTCAACATCCCCATCTTCAG TACTTTGATCCATAAGCTTGGAGGCTTTTTCATACGACGGAGGCTAGATGAGACGCCAGATGGACGGAAAGATATTCTCTACAGAGCTTTACTCCATGGG CATATAGTTGAACTACTTCGACAGCAGCAGTTCTTAGAGATTTTTCTGGAAGGCACACGCTCAAGAAGTGGAAAAATCTCCTGTGCTCGGGCAGGACTTTTGTCAGTTGTGGTAGATACTCTGTCTACCAATACCATCCCAGACATCTTGATAATACCTGTTGGGATCTCCTACGATCGTATTATTGAGGGTCATTACAATGGCGAACAACTG GGAAAACCCAAGAAGAATGAGAGCCTCTGGAGCATAGCAAGAGGTGTTATCAGAATGTTACGAAAAAACTACGGATGTGTCAGAGTGGATTTTGCACAACCATTTTCCTTAAAG gaATATTTAGAAAGCCAAAGTCAGAAACCTGTTTCTGCTCCACTTTCTTTGGAGCAAGCATTGTTGCCAGCTATACTTCCCTCAAG ACCCAGTGATGCTGCTGATGAAGGTACAGACACGTCCATTAATGAGTCTAGAAATGCAACAGATGAATCCCGCCGAAGAAGACTGATTGCACATCTGGCTGAGCACATTCTCTTCA CTGCTAGCAAGTCCTGTGCTATTATGTCGACACACATCGTGGCCTGTCTGCTCCTCTACAGACACAGGCAG GGAATTGACCTCTCCACATTGGTGGAAGACTTCTTTGTGATGAAGGAGGAAGTCCTGGCTCGTGATTTTGACTTGGGTTTCTCAGGAAATTCAGAAGATGTAGTCATGCATGCCATACAGCTGCTGGGAAATTGTATCACAATCACCCACACCAGCAAGAACGATGAGTTTTTTATTACTCCTAGCACAACTATCCCATCAGTCTTTGAACTCAACTTCTACAGCAATGGGGTGCTCCATGTCTTTATCATGGAGGCCATCATAG CCTGCAGCCTTTACGCAGTTCTGAAGAAGAGGGGCCCAGGAGGGCCCGCGTCTCCCAGCTTGGTCAGCCAGGAGCAGCTGGTACGCAAGGCCGCCAGCCTGTGCTATCTGCTCTCCAATGAAGGCACCATCTCTCTC CCCTGCCAGACCTTTTACCAAACTTGCCATGAAACAGTGGGCAGGTTTATCCAGTATGGCATTCTTATAGTGGCGGAG CAAGATGATCAGGAAGATATCAGTCCTGGTCTTGCCGAGCAGCAGTGGGACAAGAAGCTTCCGGAACCTTTGTCTTGGAGAAGTGATGAAGAAGATGAAGACAGCGATTTTGGTGAGGAGCAACGAGATTGCTACCTGAAG GTGAGCCAGTCCAAGGAGCACCAGCAGTTCATCACCTTCCTACAGAGGCTCCTCGGGCCTCTGCTGGAGGCCTACAGCTCTGCCGCTATCTTCATTCACAACTTCGGCGGACCCGTTCCCGAGCCTGAATTCCTGCAGAAGCTGCACAAATACCTGATCACGAGAACGGAGAGGAGGGTTGCCGTGTACG CTGAGAGTGCCACTTACTGTCTTGTGAAGAATGCTGTGAAAATGTTTAAGGATATCGGG GTAACTTTGGGCACCTCTGGCAAGTGA
- the GPAM gene encoding glycerol-3-phosphate acyltransferase 1, mitochondrial isoform X1: MMVEDEGAEVSTAHDSGVMLCDMDESALTLGTIDVSYLPNSSEYSIGRCKHATEEWGECGFRPTVFRSATLKWKESLMSRKRPFVGRCCYSCTPQSWDKFFNPSIPSLGLRNVIYINETHTRHRGWLARRLSYMLFVQERDVHKGMFATNVTENVLNSSRVQEAIAEVAGELNPDGSAQQQSKAVNKVKKQARKILQEMVATVSPAMIRLTGWVLLKLFNSFFWNIQIHKGQLEMVKAATEMNLPLIFLPVHRSHIDYLLLTFILFCHNIKAPYIASGNNLNIPIFSTLIHKLGGFFIRRRLDETPDGRKDILYRALLHGHIVELLRQQQFLEIFLEGTRSRSGKISCARAGLLSVVVDTLSTNTIPDILIIPVGISYDRIIEGHYNGEQLGKPKKNESLWSIARGVIRMLRKNYGCVRVDFAQPFSLKEYLESQSQKPVSAPLSLEQALLPAILPSRPSDAADEGTDTSINESRNATDESRRRRLIAHLAEHILFTASKSCAIMSTHIVACLLLYRHRQGIDLSTLVEDFFVMKEEVLARDFDLGFSGNSEDVVMHAIQLLGNCITITHTSKNDEFFITPSTTIPSVFELNFYSNGVLHVFIMEAIIACSLYAVLKKRGPGGPASPSLVSQEQLVRKAASLCYLLSNEGTISLPCQTFYQTCHETVGRFIQYGILIVAEQDDQEDISPGLAEQQWDKKLPEPLSWRSDEEDEDSDFGEEQRDCYLKVSQSKEHQQFITFLQRLLGPLLEAYSSAAIFIHNFGGPVPEPEFLQKLHKYLITRTERRVAVYAESATYCLVKNAVKMFKDIGVFKETKQKRVSVLELSSTFLPQCNRQKLLEYILHFVVL, translated from the exons GGTGAGTGTGGTTTCAGGCCTACTGTCTTCAGATCTGCAACCTTGAAGTGGAAAGAAAGCCTAATGAGCCGGAAGAGGCCCTTTGTGGGAAGGTGTTGTTATTCCTGCACTCCTCAGAGCTGG gaTAAATTTTTCAACCCCAGTATCCCGTCTTTGGGTTTGCGGAATGTTATTTATATCAATGAAACACACacaag GCACCGAGGGTGGCTGGCAAGACGTCTTTCTTACATGCTTTTCGTTCAAGAGCGAGATGTCCATAAAGGCATGTTTGCCACCAATGTAACTGAAAACGTGCTGAACAGCAGTCG AGTACAAGAGGCAATTGCAGAAGTGGCTGGTGAGTTAAACCCTGATGGTTCTGCTCAGCAGCAATCAAAAGCTGTgaataaagtgaaaaagcaagccagaaagatCCTTCAAGAAATGGTTGCCACCGTTTCACCGGCAATGATCAG ACTGACTGGATGGGTGCTGCTGAAACTGTTCAACAGCTTCTTTTGGAATATTCAGATTCACAAGGGTCAACTTGAAATGGTTAAAGCTGCAACTGAG ATGAATCTGCCGCTTATATTTCTGCCAGTTCATAGATCACACATCGACTATCTGCTGCTCACTTTCATTCTCTTCTGCCATAACATCAAAGCGCCGTACATCGCTTCAGGCAATAACCTCAACATCCCCATCTTCAG TACTTTGATCCATAAGCTTGGAGGCTTTTTCATACGACGGAGGCTAGATGAGACGCCAGATGGACGGAAAGATATTCTCTACAGAGCTTTACTCCATGGG CATATAGTTGAACTACTTCGACAGCAGCAGTTCTTAGAGATTTTTCTGGAAGGCACACGCTCAAGAAGTGGAAAAATCTCCTGTGCTCGGGCAGGACTTTTGTCAGTTGTGGTAGATACTCTGTCTACCAATACCATCCCAGACATCTTGATAATACCTGTTGGGATCTCCTACGATCGTATTATTGAGGGTCATTACAATGGCGAACAACTG GGAAAACCCAAGAAGAATGAGAGCCTCTGGAGCATAGCAAGAGGTGTTATCAGAATGTTACGAAAAAACTACGGATGTGTCAGAGTGGATTTTGCACAACCATTTTCCTTAAAG gaATATTTAGAAAGCCAAAGTCAGAAACCTGTTTCTGCTCCACTTTCTTTGGAGCAAGCATTGTTGCCAGCTATACTTCCCTCAAG ACCCAGTGATGCTGCTGATGAAGGTACAGACACGTCCATTAATGAGTCTAGAAATGCAACAGATGAATCCCGCCGAAGAAGACTGATTGCACATCTGGCTGAGCACATTCTCTTCA CTGCTAGCAAGTCCTGTGCTATTATGTCGACACACATCGTGGCCTGTCTGCTCCTCTACAGACACAGGCAG GGAATTGACCTCTCCACATTGGTGGAAGACTTCTTTGTGATGAAGGAGGAAGTCCTGGCTCGTGATTTTGACTTGGGTTTCTCAGGAAATTCAGAAGATGTAGTCATGCATGCCATACAGCTGCTGGGAAATTGTATCACAATCACCCACACCAGCAAGAACGATGAGTTTTTTATTACTCCTAGCACAACTATCCCATCAGTCTTTGAACTCAACTTCTACAGCAATGGGGTGCTCCATGTCTTTATCATGGAGGCCATCATAG CCTGCAGCCTTTACGCAGTTCTGAAGAAGAGGGGCCCAGGAGGGCCCGCGTCTCCCAGCTTGGTCAGCCAGGAGCAGCTGGTACGCAAGGCCGCCAGCCTGTGCTATCTGCTCTCCAATGAAGGCACCATCTCTCTC CCCTGCCAGACCTTTTACCAAACTTGCCATGAAACAGTGGGCAGGTTTATCCAGTATGGCATTCTTATAGTGGCGGAG CAAGATGATCAGGAAGATATCAGTCCTGGTCTTGCCGAGCAGCAGTGGGACAAGAAGCTTCCGGAACCTTTGTCTTGGAGAAGTGATGAAGAAGATGAAGACAGCGATTTTGGTGAGGAGCAACGAGATTGCTACCTGAAG GTGAGCCAGTCCAAGGAGCACCAGCAGTTCATCACCTTCCTACAGAGGCTCCTCGGGCCTCTGCTGGAGGCCTACAGCTCTGCCGCTATCTTCATTCACAACTTCGGCGGACCCGTTCCCGAGCCTGAATTCCTGCAGAAGCTGCACAAATACCTGATCACGAGAACGGAGAGGAGGGTTGCCGTGTACG CTGAGAGTGCCACTTACTGTCTTGTGAAGAATGCTGTGAAAATGTTTAAGGATATCGGG GTTTTTAAAGAGACCAAACAAAAGAGAGTGTCTGTTTTAGAACTCAGCAGCACTTTTCTACCTCAATGCAACCGGCAAAAACTCCTGGAATATATTCTGCATTTTGTGGTGCTGTAG